Proteins encoded within one genomic window of Glandiceps talaboti chromosome 3, keGlaTala1.1, whole genome shotgun sequence:
- the LOC144433027 gene encoding kelch-like protein 24, which produces MLIDFAYTGHVYLNENTTESLLRVANQLQWEEVEDLGKAFLESQIDESNCLGISRFADSYGYTAISIKAKQFALNNFARITSEVDFLELDFAYLKSLFTEYMLVESEEVMLDAMFRWIRHDPTYRSHFMESLLELISLENLEDETISTISHLIPNLELSVVRETGVSRKARRYTQVMVFFGSNEMDERQRNVEIYNPTTKKWTVLSKLPSGADSFVSSVVPMGKDIWLSTLKRSTWMYSTKTDEWKQARSQPGRLLNQYAAAHHKGYVYVIGGNEDKTNVVKATVDRYDPKTDTWSMMSPMLLAVGTRAIVTWRNYFFVFGGWDGHTYTHNVQRYDIDTDEWKFVSRCPIRDTCGIGVVALDDFIYVLEGGEMFRYDPMNDSWRQMQSMNNPRTDFSTVVCNGRIHVMGGLYSGQTVMNIEVYKEEMNSWEVFDDLEDVTVFSYPRCVCVLKKNIHSLLYKYNKYDSGFQAFGNRQQSVSNYPVTSSESITSSLALMM; this is translated from the coding sequence ATGTTGATTGACTTTGCGTACACCGGTCACGTGTACTTGAACGAGAATACAACAGAATCTCTGCTACGAGTTGCAAATCAGTTACAATGGGAAGAAGTTGAAGACTTAGGAAAAGCGTTTTTAGAATCTCAAATAGACGAATCAAACTGTCTCGGAATAAGTCGATTTGCTGACTCATATGGTTACACTGCTATATCGATCAAAGCAAAGCAGTTCGCATTAAACAACTTTGCTAGAATCACGAGCGAAGTCGATTTCTTAGAACTCGATTTCGCGTACCTTAAGAGTTTATTTACGGAATACATGCTTGTGGAAAGCGAAGAAGTGATGCTTGATGCAATGTTCCGTTGGATAAGACATGATCCAACATACAGATCCCACTTTATGGAATCTTTACTAGAACTAATCAGTCTGGAGAACTTGGAAGATGAAACTATCTCTACAATTTCTCATCTGATTCCTAACCTTGAATTATCGGTTGTCAGGGAGACTGGTGTATCTAGGAAAGCGCGACGCTACACGCAAGTCATGGTTTTCTTTGGTAGTAATGAAATGGACGAGCGCCAACGCAATGTAGAAATCTACAACCCAACTACCAAGAAATGGACAGTACTTTCAAAATTACCAAGTGGGGCAGATTCGTTCGTTTCGTCTGTCGTTCCTATGGGCAAGGATATTTGGCTGAGCACTTTGAAGCGCAGCACGTGGATGTATTCTACGAAAACGGACGAGTGGAAGCAAGCACGTAGTCAACCTGGCCGACTTTTAAACCAATACGCGGCTGCTCACCACAAAGGTTACGTGTATGTTATTGGTGGCAATGAAGACAAGACTAATGTTGTCAAGGCAACAGTTGATCGTTACGACCCCAAGACGGATACGTGGTCGATGATGTCACCTATGCTTTTAGCTGTCGGTACTAGAGCCATCGTGACAtggagaaactattttttcgtTTTCGGAGGCTGGGACGGTCATACATACACTCATAATGTACAACGTTACGACATAGACACCGACGAATGGAAATTCGTGTCACGGTGCCCAATACGTGATACGTGTGGAATCGGAGTGGTCGCTCTCGATGACTTTATATATGTCTTAGAAGGTGGTGAGATGTTTCGCTATGATCCCATGAATGATTCTTGGAGACAAATGCAAAGCATGAACAACCCTCGCACAGACTTCAGCACTGTTGTATGCAATGGCAGAATCCATGTCATGGGAGGGCTGTACAGTGGACAGACAGTGATGAATATCGAGGTCTACAAGGAAGAAATGAACAGTTGGGAGGTCTTCGATGACTTAGAGGATGTCACTGTATTCTCCTACCCACGTTGTGTCTGCGTGTTGAAGAAAAACATTCATAGTTTATTGTACAAGTACAACAAATATGATTCGGGCTTCCAGGCTTTTGGTAACAGACAACAAAGTGTGTCCAACTACCCAGTGACGTCATCGGAGTCAATTACGTCATCGTTGGCGTtgatgatgtaa